In one window of Salvia miltiorrhiza cultivar Shanhuang (shh) unplaced genomic scaffold, IMPLAD_Smil_shh original_scaffold_326, whole genome shotgun sequence DNA:
- the LOC131004106 gene encoding uncharacterized protein LOC131004106, producing the protein MPPKRGRPVRNNNNRRNRNAVPEEPQDARGHNPSPPPPTRRVEELFLRQNPPTFDGTSEPAEAEIWVRAMERIFNFLRCTDEERLSCVSFQLTGSADFWWEARRKILTPEQWASYTWEDFKTGLYDKYIPKSYRKKKEAEFYELKQGNKSVVEYDKEFCNLSRFAPQQVDTDEKMAEKFCAGLRYEIKMALASHGGLSYTESLNRALDVEAAMPSDKSAPLLISTPNDPPVASHTLKGKRKWDNNEDNINQTSKKVWQEYERAEQFIQPRHEAQTNLERTGGNQGQKGVLPCPNCGKMHRGICRAGTNGCYNCGQKGHYSTQCPNRQRGSAVGNTRTPCQQYVDTCEISLNHISENLMETPQTRKATWELENKMKEKYPELF; encoded by the coding sequence atgccgcctaagagaggacgccctgtgagaaacaataacaatcgcagaaaccgtaacgctgtacccgaagaaccacaagatgctcgaggacataacccatcccctccgcctccgactaggagagtcgaagaactctttttaaggcaaaatccacctacgtttgacggaacgagtgaaccggctgaagctgagatttgggtgcgtgcaatggaacgcattttcaactttctacgttgtactgatgaggagcgcctatcttgcgtctctttccaactaacaggatcagctgacttctggtgggaagcacgtcgaaaaattctgacacctgaacaatgggcaagttatacttgggaagattttaagacgggattatatgataaatatattccgaaaagctataggaagaagaaagaagctgagttctacgagttgaagcaaggaaataaatctgtggttgaatacgacaaggaattctgcaacctgtctaggtttgctccgcaacaagtggacacagatgagaagatggcagagaaattttgtgccggtctacggtacgaaattaagatggctctagcaagccacggagggctctcatacacggagtctctgaacagggcacttgacgttgaagctgcaatgccgtcggacaagtcagccccattgttgatctcaacgccaaatgatccaccagtagcctcacatactctcaaagggaagcgcaagtgggacaacaacgaagacaatatcaatcagactagtaagaaagtgtggcaagaatatgaacgggccgaacagtttattcaaccaaggcacgaggcacagactaacctcgAGCGAACTGGGGGTAACCAAGGTCAGAAAGGAGTTTtaccttgcccaaattgtggtaagatgcataggggtatttgtcgggctggaactaacggttgttacaattgtggccaaaaaggtcactactccacgcaatgccccaatAGACAACGAGGTTCAGCAGTTGGGAACACCCGCAccccttgccagcaatacgtggacacttgcgaaatcagcctcaatcacatcagtgaaaatcttatggagacaccgcagacaagaaaagctacgtgggagcttgaaaacaagatgaaggaaaaataccccgaattgttttag